The sequence below is a genomic window from Lelliottia sp. JS-SCA-14.
ATTCCGCCGCTGATGATCACCAGCGTCAGCGGCAGGGCCACGATGCCGATGCAGATGAAGTCGCTGGTGCTGAACAGCAGCATGTTGATGTCTAACATCCGTGGGTTAATGGCCCCGAACAGCAGGATCTCCAGCACCAGTAAAATCAGCAGCGCGCTTTCCCAGTTAAGCTTCATTTACGCCACCTCTTTTTTGCGTTTCGGAAACGGGGTGACGTGCTTTCCCCCTTTGTTGCCGGGCTGGAAACGGCTGTATTTCAGGGCGCGCTGATGGCGGGTCAGCGCCTGACGCAGCCGCCCGTCGAGGACCAGCACGCCGAGCAGCACCAGCCCGGCGATAAAGTCATTCCACCAGGCCGGGAGTTTGAACAGCACCAGCACGGTGTCGATTTGCGTGAGGAAAAAGGCACCGAGAAACGCGCCGATCAGCGTCCCGGTTCCACCGAGAAGCGAAATCCCGCCCAGCACGCAGGCGGCGATGGCTTTCATCTCCAGCCCGCTGCCGGTCTGATTGGGCACAAAACCGATCTGCGAGGCAAAGACGATCCCGGCGCAGGCGGCCAGCACACCGTTGAGGGTAAAAGCGATCATCCGGGTGCGGTTTACCGCCACGCCGAGCTGACGCGCGGCGGCGAGGTTATCGCCCACGGCGTAAAAATCGCGACCCGACGCGGTGCGCGACAGGTTCCACGCGCCGATCAGCGCCAGAAACAGCACCACCATCCCAAGCGGCGAAATGCCGACAGCGACCGGCTCCGACAGAGCTTTCAGGCTAGAGGGCAAACCTTCGATCCACTTCCCGCCCGTCCACAGCAGCATCGCCCCGCGGTAGAGCCCCAGCGTGCCGAGGGTGGCGACAATCGCCGGGATGCGCAGCCCGACCACCAGCAGCCCGTTAAAGGCCCCGGCCAGCGCGCCAATCGCCACGGCAAACAGCATGGAAACTGGCAGGCTGTAGCCGTTGTTGAGCGCTACGCCGACGGCAATGGCGCACAGCCCGACGGTAGACCCGACCGAGACATCAATGTTGCGCGTCAGCATCACCAGGGTCGCACCCAGGGCCAGCAGGATCAGGATTTGCGAGCTGGCGAAAATCATCCCCAGCGTCTGAAAGCTCAGATAGGCCGGATTGAGCGCCACCAGCACGCCGAACAGCGCCAGAATGGCGAGGAAGGCGCTCAGCTCGCGGTTTTTCAGTAACGTCTTCATGATTGCCCTCCAAAGGCCAGCGCCATCATCCGGTCGAGGCTCACGGCGTGGCGCGGCAGTTCGCCGCTGAGTACGCCCTGATGCATCACCAGCACCCGGTCGGCAAGGCCCGGAAATTCATCGAGATCGCTGGAGATCATCAGCACCGCCACGTTCTGCGCCGCCACGCTTTTGATCAGCTGATAGATGTCTGCGCGGGCCGATACGTCCACCCCGCGCGTCGGTTCATCGACAATCAACAGCAGCGGATTGGCCTCCAGACAGCGCGCCAGCAGCACCTTCTGCTGATTACCGCCGGAGAGCGTGCGCACGGTTTGATCCGGGTGATTGAGTTTGATCCCCAGCGCCCGGTGATAACGCTCCACCACCGCCGCCTCGCGCTTGCGCTGCTGCCAGATGGAAGGCTCATTCAGCGCCACGGTGTTCCAGCGGATCGGCGCATCGAGGAACAGGCCGGAGACCTGACGATCCTCCGGGAGATAGACCAGCCCTTTGTCGAGCCGCGACAGCACCGAATCGCCGCCGATCTCCTGATTCTCCAGCCAGATCTTTCCGCCACGCACGGGCCGCAGCCCGTACAGCGTTTCGGCAAACTCGGTGCGCCCCGATCCCACAAGACCCGCCAGGCCGACGATCTCCCCGGCGTAGATCTCAAGATTCAGATCGATAAAGCCTTCGCCCGTCAGATCTTCCACCCGCAGCACCGGGAAATCCTGCGCCTGGGTGCGGCGATTGCCCGGCAGGGCCAGCCACAGTTTTTGCGTGTCGCTTAAGGCATGATCCCGGCTGACCGGCGTCATGGCGGCAATTAAGGCGTTGTCATCGAAGGCTGTCGTTTCGCCGCTCAGCACCACCGCCCCGTCGCGCATGACGGACACATGGCTGGCAAGCTGGCGGATCTCCGGCAGTTTGTGGGAGATAAACACGATGCCGACGCCAAGGGCCTGCAACGCGCGGATCTGGCGAAACAGGCGCTCGGTTTCCCCAGGGGTGAGCGACGCCGTCGGTTCATCGAGGATCAGGATCTTCGCCTCGCGCATCAGTCCGCGCAGGATCTCCACCATCTGCTGATCCGCCACTTCCAGGGTGCTGGCGGCGGCGTCGAGATTGAGCTGGCACTGGAGCTGCTGGAGTTTATCGGCGAGGCGTTTTTCGAGCGTATTTTCACGCGGCAGGCGAAAGAGAATGTTTTCCCGCACGGTAAGATTGGGGAACAGCATCGGCTCCTGCGGTACCAGATAGATACCTAACTGGTGCGCCTGACCCGGCTTGAGGCGCGCAAATGGCTTTCCTTCCACCGTCAGTTCACCGCCGTCGGGCGTTTCCACCCCGGCGATGATTTTCATCAACGTCGATTTTCCCGCGCCGTTCCCGCCCATTAAGGCGTGAACCTGACCGGACAGCAGCGTGAAATCAATGCCTTTCAGCACCGGTACGCCGGAGAACTGCTTGTGGATATCACGCGCTTCGATCAGGACCGTCATCATCGCTCCGTTATTGAACAAATGATTTTTTGATTTAATAATGTTCAAAAGCGTAGACGGTGAACTATATTGACAACCGTGCAGGGATCACAATTTCATGGATTGAGATCCTAATTACCGGGCATCGATTTTTAAATGATCCGTTTTGCCGCGTGGCTCACACTTTCTGCCCGCGTCAGAGCGAACATATGATCTAAATTTTTATAAGAGTTCAAATATGGGCGATAAACGCATTGCCGAAGAGAGTCGGTTTGCCGGACTGGCGCTGGCAGAGGAAGAACTGGTCGCCCGGGTGGCGTGGTGTTACTACCACGACGGCCTGACGCAGAATGATATTGGCGAGCGCTTAGGCCTGCCGCGCCTGAAGATCTCGCGCTTGCTGGAAAAAGGGCGTCAGTCGGGGGTGATCCGCGTACAGATTAACTCCCGCTACGAAGGGTGTCTGGCGCTGGAGACCGAATTGCAGCAGCGCTTTAATCTGAAAATGGTGCGCGTGGTGCCGGCCCTGAATACCGCGCCGATGAACGTGCGCCTCGGGATTGGCGCGGCGCAGTCGCTGATGGGCTTGCTGGAACCCGGACAGCTGCTGGCAGTGGGATTTGGTGAAGCCACTATGAGCTGCATTCAGCACTTAAGCGGCTTTATTAGCTCCCAGCAGGTGCGGCTGGTGACGCTTTCCGGTGGCGTGGGGCCGTATATGACCGGCATCGGCCAGCTGGATGCGGCCTGTAGCATCAGCATGATCCCGGCTCCGCTGCGGGTTTCATCGGCAGAAGTGGCCGGAATTTTAAAACGCGAAGCCAGCGTGCGGGATGTGATCCTCGCCGCCACCGCCGCCGACGCAGCGGTCGTGGGGATTGGCTCCGTGAATCAGCGCCGTGACGCCACCATTTTGCGCTCGGGCTATATCAGCGAAGGCGAACAGCTCATGTATGCGCGCAAAGGCGCGGTCGGCGACATCCTCGGCTATTTCCTCAATGCCGCAGGGGAACGGGTGCCGGATCTGGAGATTCATCAGGAATTGCTCGGCGTCACGCTCGATGAACTGGCGCAGCTGCCAACCATCGTCGGCGTGGCCGGAGGGGAAGAGAAAGCAGATGCGATTTACGCCGCACTGAAAGGTCGCCTGATTAATGGCCTGGTGACGGAAGAGACGACAGCCCGCGCGGTGCTGGCCCTGGCGAACTAAGCCACCTGCCCCGTGCCAGACACGAGGCATGCTATGAGTTATCTTTTAGCGTTAGATGCAGGGACGGGAAGCGTTCGCGCCGTAGTTTTTGATTTGCAGGGCAACCAGATCGCCGTCGGCCAGGCGGAGTGGAAACACCTGAGCGTGGAGAACGTGCCTGGCTCGATGGAGTTCGATCTCGACACCAACTGGCGGCTGGCCTGTCAGTGCATCCATCAGGCGCTGGAGCGTGCGCACCTGAGCGCGGCGGATATTCAGTCCGTCGCCTGCTGTTCGATGCGCGAGGGGATCGTGCTATACGATCGCAACGGCGACGCCATCTGGGCCTGCGCCAACGTCGACGCCCGTGCCAGCCGCGAAGTGGCTGAACTCAAAGAGATCCACGATTACCATTTCGAATCCGAAGTGTATGACGTCTCCGGCCAGACTCTGGCTCTCTCCGCCATGCCGCGCCTGCTGTGGCTGGCGCACCATCGCCCGGATATTTATCGCAAAGCGGCGACGATCACCATGATCAGCGACTGGCTGGCGGCGAAGCTCTCCGGCGAGCTGGCGGTGGACCCTTCTAACGCAGGCACCACCGGAATGCTCGATCTGTTCAGCCGCGACTGGCGTCCTGCTCTGCTGGATATGGCCGGGCTGCGCGCCGATATTCTCTCGCCGGTCAAAGAGACCGGTACCGTACTGGGAGCTGTCACCCGCGAGGCGGCGTCGCAGTGTGGTCTGCGCGAAGGCACGCCGGTGGTGATGGGCGGCGGCGACGTGCAGCTGGGCTGTCTGGGCCTCGGGGTTGTGCGCGCCGGGCAAACCGCGGTACTGGGCGGGACCTTCTGGCAGCAGGTGGTGAATCTCCCGCAGGTACGTACCGATCCGGAGATGAATATCCGCGTGAATCCGCATGTGATCCCCGGTATGGCGCAGGCGGAATCCATCAGCTTCTTTACCGGGCTGACGATGCGCTGGTTCCGCGACGCGTTTTGCGCCGAAGAGAAGCTGATTGCCGAGCGGATGGGGATGGACGCCTACGCCCTTCTCGAAGAGATGGCGAGTCGCGTTCCGGCGGGTTCACACGGCGTGATGCCGATCTTCTCCGACGCCATGCATTTTAAGCAGTGGTACCACGCGGCACCGTCGTTTATTAACCTCTCCATCGACCCGGAAAAATGCAACAAAGCGACGCTGTTCCGTGCGCTGGAGGAGAATGCGGCGATTGTCTCCGCCTGCAATCTGGCGCAGATTTCGCACTTTTCCGGCGTGAGGTTTGAGAGCCTGGTCTTCGCCGGTGGCGGCGCAAAAGGGGCACTCTGGAGCCAGATCTTATCCGACGTCACCGGACTGCCGGTGCGCGTCCCGGAAGTCAAAGAGGCGACTGCGCTGGGCTGCGCGATTGCGGCAGGTACGGGGGCCGGGTTATATGCGGATATGGCCTCAACGGGCGAAAAACTGGTGCGCTGGAGCCGGGAGTTTACGCCTAATCCTGAGCACCGCGAGCTGTACGACGGCATGATGCAGAAGTGGCAGGCTGTGTACGCCGATCAGCTCGGGCTGGTGGATAGCGGGCTGACGACGTCGATGTGGCAGGCGCCGGGTTTAAGTAAACTTTCCGAGGCGTAAGTGTCCATCACCCTCTCGGGTTTTAAATAATAGTCTGCCTGCCCGTAAAATGGGCAGGTGGTCAGCGAAACAACCAACGATCCAGACTATTGCCTAACCTTTTGTCCAGATCCTCAAAATACCTTTCATAATTACTTTTCTGCAGGCTACCGTCCGTACCCTGAACATATATCCCGCCCAGACCATAAATATAAAATGTTACCGTTCCGTCCTGATCGCGATCAATTCGCATCTGCATACTTTTATCTACACAACGATTGTCGCTATCAATATCTCTGAAGCAATAATAATCATCGATCCAGCGGCTATGGCTATTTTTTATACCACCAACAGCTTCCATTATTACAATACTTTCAAAGTGTTCCACTGAAATATGATAACGATTCCGTAAGATTTCCTTGTTATC
It includes:
- a CDS encoding DUF943 family protein, which codes for MRAIFFLKKPLALVFLMLAFYNACTLQKVNVLFSENIWSGDYVIAVDHLPLTDLDKINWFYDNKEILRNRYHISVEHFESIVIMEAVGGIKNSHSRWIDDYYCFRDIDSDNRCVDKSMQMRIDRDQDGTVTFYIYGLGGIYVQGTDGSLQKSNYERYFEDLDKRLGNSLDRWLFR
- the lsrR gene encoding transcriptional regulator LsrR; this translates as MGDKRIAEESRFAGLALAEEELVARVAWCYYHDGLTQNDIGERLGLPRLKISRLLEKGRQSGVIRVQINSRYEGCLALETELQQRFNLKMVRVVPALNTAPMNVRLGIGAAQSLMGLLEPGQLLAVGFGEATMSCIQHLSGFISSQQVRLVTLSGGVGPYMTGIGQLDAACSISMIPAPLRVSSAEVAGILKREASVRDVILAATAADAAVVGIGSVNQRRDATILRSGYISEGEQLMYARKGAVGDILGYFLNAAGERVPDLEIHQELLGVTLDELAQLPTIVGVAGGEEKADAIYAALKGRLINGLVTEETTARAVLALAN
- the lsrC gene encoding autoinducer 2 ABC transporter permease LsrC translates to MKTLLKNRELSAFLAILALFGVLVALNPAYLSFQTLGMIFASSQILILLALGATLVMLTRNIDVSVGSTVGLCAIAVGVALNNGYSLPVSMLFAVAIGALAGAFNGLLVVGLRIPAIVATLGTLGLYRGAMLLWTGGKWIEGLPSSLKALSEPVAVGISPLGMVVLFLALIGAWNLSRTASGRDFYAVGDNLAAARQLGVAVNRTRMIAFTLNGVLAACAGIVFASQIGFVPNQTGSGLEMKAIAACVLGGISLLGGTGTLIGAFLGAFFLTQIDTVLVLFKLPAWWNDFIAGLVLLGVLVLDGRLRQALTRHQRALKYSRFQPGNKGGKHVTPFPKRKKEVA
- the lsrK gene encoding autoinducer-2 kinase encodes the protein MSYLLALDAGTGSVRAVVFDLQGNQIAVGQAEWKHLSVENVPGSMEFDLDTNWRLACQCIHQALERAHLSAADIQSVACCSMREGIVLYDRNGDAIWACANVDARASREVAELKEIHDYHFESEVYDVSGQTLALSAMPRLLWLAHHRPDIYRKAATITMISDWLAAKLSGELAVDPSNAGTTGMLDLFSRDWRPALLDMAGLRADILSPVKETGTVLGAVTREAASQCGLREGTPVVMGGGDVQLGCLGLGVVRAGQTAVLGGTFWQQVVNLPQVRTDPEMNIRVNPHVIPGMAQAESISFFTGLTMRWFRDAFCAEEKLIAERMGMDAYALLEEMASRVPAGSHGVMPIFSDAMHFKQWYHAAPSFINLSIDPEKCNKATLFRALEENAAIVSACNLAQISHFSGVRFESLVFAGGGAKGALWSQILSDVTGLPVRVPEVKEATALGCAIAAGTGAGLYADMASTGEKLVRWSREFTPNPEHRELYDGMMQKWQAVYADQLGLVDSGLTTSMWQAPGLSKLSEA
- the lsrA gene encoding autoinducer 2 ABC transporter ATP-binding protein LsrA; amino-acid sequence: MTVLIEARDIHKQFSGVPVLKGIDFTLLSGQVHALMGGNGAGKSTLMKIIAGVETPDGGELTVEGKPFARLKPGQAHQLGIYLVPQEPMLFPNLTVRENILFRLPRENTLEKRLADKLQQLQCQLNLDAAASTLEVADQQMVEILRGLMREAKILILDEPTASLTPGETERLFRQIRALQALGVGIVFISHKLPEIRQLASHVSVMRDGAVVLSGETTAFDDNALIAAMTPVSRDHALSDTQKLWLALPGNRRTQAQDFPVLRVEDLTGEGFIDLNLEIYAGEIVGLAGLVGSGRTEFAETLYGLRPVRGGKIWLENQEIGGDSVLSRLDKGLVYLPEDRQVSGLFLDAPIRWNTVALNEPSIWQQRKREAAVVERYHRALGIKLNHPDQTVRTLSGGNQQKVLLARCLEANPLLLIVDEPTRGVDVSARADIYQLIKSVAAQNVAVLMISSDLDEFPGLADRVLVMHQGVLSGELPRHAVSLDRMMALAFGGQS